From the genome of Spartobacteria bacterium:
ATCCCGGCCTGATTCGCCAATTCAGACACGGCCTGGGCCGATTCGCGCATGGCCGCCGATGTTTCGTCCGAAATACGGCGCACATCATCCACGCTTCGCGTAATTTCCTCGCTCGCCGAAGATTGCTCTTCCGAAGCCGTGGCGATGGAACGCACCTGATCCGTGGCTTGGTCGACAAGAGTCACGATTTCGCGCAACGCCTCCTCGGCCTCGTTGGCCAATTTCGTGGCCTCGACGATAGTAACCACTGCTTTTTCCACGTTGTCCACATTCTTGCGCGTGCCACCTTGAATATTGCGAACGGCCTCTCCCACTTGCTGGGTCGCGGTCATGGTTTTTTCGGCCAATTTTCGAACCTCATCCGCCACGACCGCAAAGCCCCGGCCAGCTTCCCCGGCCCGAGCAGCCTCTATTGCCGCGTTCAGGGCCAACAGATTGGTTTGGTCCGCAATATCCGAAATGACACTCAATATTGATCCTATCCCCTCGGCCTGACGCCCCAAATCATCCATGTCCGTCTTCAAGGCGCGAGACTGAACGTCAACCTGACCAATACCTGCCACCACCTTTTCCACCACGCGTGCTCCATCGTCGGCCTTGTTCCTGGCCAAGCCAGCGACATCAGCCGCACCAGACGCGCTCCGGGCCACTTCGAGCACCGTGGAATTCATCTCTTCCATCGCGGTGGCTGTTTCCCGCACGCGGTCAGCCTGCTGTAGGGCTCCCTGACTGGACTGCTCGATCTGTGCCGAAATCTGGCTCGACGCCGAGGAGACAACCTCGACAATGGCTTCAAGCTGATCCACGGCGTAGACCAACGCTTCCTTGCGAGACCCTTCGGCCCTGGCCAGGGCTTCCTCGGCCTGAATCGTGGCGTTTCGAGCGATAGCGGTCTGTTCGGCGGCCTCCTCCGACTTATGGCGCGTCGTCTCGATCAAATCGCGCAGTTTACTCACCATGATGCCAAGGGATTTGGCCAATCTGCCAATTTCGTCACCACGATTCAAAGCTAATTCCCGGTCAAGCTCGCCTTCGGCGACAGCATCGGCAAAAACGACGCAAGCACCGAGATCCCTGGTGATCTGGCGCACAATCCAAAAAAGAACCAGGCAAATCAGCCCGGACCCGCCGATAATGGCCACAATCGATGTGTTGCGGACAGCGTTTGTTGCCGTCAACACATCGGATCGATCGACGGTTATGCCCAGAGTCCAACCAGTAAGTTCCTCCCGGGAAAAAGCGACAAGCTTGTCCACCCCATCCAGCGTGTATTCAACAGTTCCCGAGTCGCGGGCGAGAAGCTGTTTTCCCCAATCATGGTCGGAGATATTACGCTTGAACAAAAATTCCTTGTTCGGATGACTGATGATCATTCCGTTCTTGTCCACGAGATACGCATACCCCTTTTGGCCGATACGCACGGGATCAATAACGGCCTCCGAAAATTTCGCCAAATCAACGCGGACGTAAAGAACTCCGAGCACCTTGCCCACGGAGCTCACCGGCGCGGCCACGAGGCACACGGGTTTTCCCGTAACCCGACTGACCAAGGGCTCGGAAATCGTGACGCTCCCATTCATGGCCTGAACAAAATAGTCGCGATCCGAAAAATTGCCAGTGGCGTTGGGTTCTGAGCTGGCCACGATATCACCCTTGGCGTTGAGGAGATTCACGCCTTGGATTGCCTCTGAAAATTCCAGCATGTGTCTCAATTCATCGGCCGCCAAGGACCGATCATAGGAGGACTGCGTCAGCAAGGCCGAGACCATGACATCGTCGGCTGCCTGCACGGTTACCAAGGCCTTGGTCCCGGACATGAAAAGATGCAGGCCATCCTCGACGCTCGAGCACAAATGCCGGGACGCAAACTCAAGCTCCCGCCAAAACTCGTCACCCGCCTTGCGCATGGAGATTATCCCGGACAATCCCATGCTGACGATAACCACAAAGACGGTTGGAAATAAAATTTTTAGTCCCAGCCCAAGGCGCATGTTCGATCTCCTGGTTACGGAATTGACGGGAAGACACAGAGCAACTCATGGCCTAAACATACAGTTTTCGTCAAGAACGCACACAAAAAGCCGATTACATGGCCCTCCGCAGGATAAACAGCAATTCGTCCCGAGTCAGCGGCACGGGATTGCCGCGCATACTCGATGAAGCCGCGGCTTTGTCCGCCAGCTCTTCCAAGTTAGCCACGGCAAGGCCAAGAGGCCCCAGACCAACGATGCCCAGATTCGAGCAAAGTTGACGAATCCACGTTACACCATCCACGGGCGTGGCGGATGGATTACCTGTCAAAATTCGCGCGATTTCGGTATACTTCCCCAGCGCCTGATTGCGGGTATCTCGCCGCTGCATCGCCCAAATATTGACCTCCATGACCTGAGGCAAAAGCGCGGCGCAAACGACCCCATGAGGAACACGCAGAACTCCTCCCAAAGGCGCCGCGAAGCCATGTACGGCTCCGAGCCTAGCGTTCGCCAACGCCATGCCCGAAAACAGACTCGCCATGGCCAAATCAGTGCGTGCATCCAAATCCTCGCCATTCGCCACGGCCAAACGCAAGGAGCGGGATGCGCGTTCGATACCGTCTCGACACAAAGGGTCTGTCAGAGGCGAGGCAGCATTGGAGACAAAAGCCTCGATAAGTTGGGTCAAGGCATCCAACCCGGTGGGCGCAGTTTGTGCCGACGGCAGGGAAATTGCCAATTCCGGATCGACTATGGCCAGATCCGGCATTACCGCCGGCCCACGAAGGCTGACTTTGAGCCCTTTGTCCGGTACGGCCAAGACCGCGTTGGCCGTGACCTCGGCGCCACTGCCAGCGGTCGTGGGCACGGCGATCATGAACCGAGAAGGCGTCTCCAAAGGCAGTCCACGTCCAACCACCTCCAGATACGTGAAAAGATCGGATGTATTGGTCAGGAGCGCGGCCAAGGCCTTGCCCGTATCAAGCGCGCTGCCACCACCAATGGCCACGACAACATCACAGGCCGAGTCACGAGCCAACAAAAGTTGCTCTCGAATAAACAACGTGTCTGGCTCTTCCGGGGTCCGAACCATGACCACGGCGGCCATGGTTTCCCGAAGTTCGACATGGAGCCAATCATGCCGATCTGGATTGCCGCCAGTAACGAGCAAACAACGCCGGCCCTGGCGCACGGCATGCCCTGCGATTCTAGCTCGCGTGCCGCGCCCGAAAACAACCTTCGGCGTTGAAAAATTATATGTCATATCATCTCCCTTGATTTTGATAATCAGTAGCGCGCATGCCATATACTGTGCGCCAAAGATCGAGACAAGGCGAAGCCATCGGGACACACTGAAATTTCAAAGATGACCGCCCTGCCAGTCTCGTGTAGAGCCTCGCCGCACGGAGGGTTCATGACCAACAATGACATTCTACGCGGAATTCACCATGCCCTGGGAATGCCCAAGGCTGAAATCATTCAAATTTTGGCACTATCCGGCTGGAACATGACCGAAAGCGACCTCTGCCTATTCCTAAAAAAAGAAAAGGACCCAGGTTTTGTTGACTGCCCCGACATTCTGCTCGACGCGTTCCTAAATGGATTGATAGTCTCCAAGCGAGGGCCACGAGAATATTTTGAAGAAACCGAATCATTGAATAACAACCAAATCCTGCGCAAACTCCGCATTGCCTTGCAACTCAAGGACACGGACATTGTCTTTATTCTTGAAAAAGGTGGCATGCACGTGTCGAAATCCGAACTGTCGGCATTGTTCCGCAAACCAGCGCATCGAAACTACAAATGCTGCCAGGATCAACTTTTGCGGAAATTTTTAATCGGCTTGCGCGTTACATCCAGGGAGGACCTTCCATGATCACACTAGGCAAGACAGCAACCCTCAAAGTCATGAAAATTGTTTCAGCGGGGCTGTACCTGGACGGAGGCAACCTGGGGGAAATTTTCCTCCCAAAACGGGAGGCTCCAATAAATGCGGCGATAGGGGATCCGCTTACGGTTTTTATTTACCGCGATTCCGAAACAGTTCTCACCGCGACCACTGCTCGTCCCAAGGCGGAATTGGGCCAATGCGCTCGCATGAAAGTCATCGCCACGAACAGCGCCGGGGCCTTCATGGACTGGGGCCTCCCAAAAGATCTTTTTGTACCGAAAAGTGAACAGTACAAACCATTTGAAATTGGACGATCCTATGTCGTCCTCGTCTATTTGGATCACCGTACCGAACGATTGGCTGGAACCGCCAAGCTGCACTCCCAACTCAGCGAAGATGGGTCGGGGTT
Proteins encoded in this window:
- a CDS encoding iron-containing alcohol dehydrogenase, whose amino-acid sequence is MTYNFSTPKVVFGRGTRARIAGHAVRQGRRCLLVTGGNPDRHDWLHVELRETMAAVVMVRTPEEPDTLFIREQLLLARDSACDVVVAIGGGSALDTGKALAALLTNTSDLFTYLEVVGRGLPLETPSRFMIAVPTTAGSGAEVTANAVLAVPDKGLKVSLRGPAVMPDLAIVDPELAISLPSAQTAPTGLDALTQLIEAFVSNAASPLTDPLCRDGIERASRSLRLAVANGEDLDARTDLAMASLFSGMALANARLGAVHGFAAPLGGVLRVPHGVVCAALLPQVMEVNIWAMQRRDTRNQALGKYTEIARILTGNPSATPVDGVTWIRQLCSNLGIVGLGPLGLAVANLEELADKAAASSSMRGNPVPLTRDELLFILRRAM
- a CDS encoding GntR family transcriptional regulator, with product MITLGKTATLKVMKIVSAGLYLDGGNLGEIFLPKREAPINAAIGDPLTVFIYRDSETVLTATTARPKAELGQCARMKVIATNSAGAFMDWGLPKDLFVPKSEQYKPFEIGRSYVVLVYLDHRTERLAGTAKLHSQLSEDGSGFTPGQAVDLIICGVSELGYKAIINHGFLGLIHRDDAPSELQYGQSLGGYIKAIRPDKKIDVSLLPSGVTGLDVLAKKILDHLESHGGKSQLTDKSPAEDIIETYGASKSTYKKALGRLYKSKKISIQPDSITLIDSQK
- a CDS encoding DUF1456 family protein is translated as MTNNDILRGIHHALGMPKAEIIQILALSGWNMTESDLCLFLKKEKDPGFVDCPDILLDAFLNGLIVSKRGPREYFEETESLNNNQILRKLRIALQLKDTDIVFILEKGGMHVSKSELSALFRKPAHRNYKCCQDQLLRKFLIGLRVTSREDLP
- a CDS encoding methyl-accepting chemotaxis protein; translation: MRLGLGLKILFPTVFVVIVSMGLSGIISMRKAGDEFWRELEFASRHLCSSVEDGLHLFMSGTKALVTVQAADDVMVSALLTQSSYDRSLAADELRHMLEFSEAIQGVNLLNAKGDIVASSEPNATGNFSDRDYFVQAMNGSVTISEPLVSRVTGKPVCLVAAPVSSVGKVLGVLYVRVDLAKFSEAVIDPVRIGQKGYAYLVDKNGMIISHPNKEFLFKRNISDHDWGKQLLARDSGTVEYTLDGVDKLVAFSREELTGWTLGITVDRSDVLTATNAVRNTSIVAIIGGSGLICLVLFWIVRQITRDLGACVVFADAVAEGELDRELALNRGDEIGRLAKSLGIMVSKLRDLIETTRHKSEEAAEQTAIARNATIQAEEALARAEGSRKEALVYAVDQLEAIVEVVSSASSQISAQIEQSSQGALQQADRVRETATAMEEMNSTVLEVARSASGAADVAGLARNKADDGARVVEKVVAGIGQVDVQSRALKTDMDDLGRQAEGIGSILSVISDIADQTNLLALNAAIEAARAGEAGRGFAVVADEVRKLAEKTMTATQQVGEAVRNIQGGTRKNVDNVEKAVVTIVEATKLANEAEEALREIVTLVDQATDQVRSIATASEEQSSASEEITRSVDDVRRISDETSAAMRESAQAVSELANQAG